One stretch of Dokdonia sp. Hel_I_53 DNA includes these proteins:
- a CDS encoding anti-sigma factor domain-containing protein — protein sequence MSDRVSQFLESDLLERYLMGTTSPIESQEAEYFIEKFPEVKSTYEELQENLENYAASYAVKVPKELRATILKQTKSKPQRALPILAITACMVAILFSLVAFMIYEQNQELLRDRQFTSNLLESLNDDIVSNRQMLQSVEEQFMILNSAATQKYILTGNKKARKLEAVAYVNQLEKRSYIHVASLPELPDEQVYQMWAEVDGKLVPLDILKLTKDNLVEIPYEERMASINVTIEPKGGSKVANTANEVATIIFNRENQIPDPQ from the coding sequence ATGAGTGATAGAGTATCACAATTTTTGGAAAGTGATTTGTTAGAGCGATATCTTATGGGTACAACATCTCCTATAGAATCTCAGGAAGCTGAGTATTTTATTGAGAAGTTTCCAGAGGTAAAGAGCACTTATGAGGAGCTGCAAGAAAATCTTGAAAATTATGCAGCCTCCTATGCTGTAAAAGTCCCAAAGGAACTTAGAGCAACAATACTTAAACAGACAAAATCTAAACCTCAAAGGGCGTTACCTATACTAGCAATTACAGCTTGTATGGTAGCCATACTTTTTAGTCTTGTTGCTTTTATGATTTATGAGCAAAATCAAGAATTACTTAGAGATAGACAATTTACCTCAAATTTATTAGAGAGCCTTAATGACGATATTGTGTCTAATAGGCAAATGTTACAATCTGTAGAGGAGCAGTTTATGATTCTTAATAGTGCTGCTACTCAAAAGTATATCTTAACAGGTAATAAAAAAGCGCGTAAACTAGAGGCGGTAGCTTATGTAAATCAATTAGAAAAAAGATCCTATATACATGTAGCAAGTTTACCAGAACTGCCAGATGAGCAGGTGTATCAAATGTGGGCAGAAGTAGATGGTAAACTGGTACCATTAGATATCTTGAAGCTCACAAAAGATAATCTAGTTGAAATTCCTTACGAAGAACGGATGGCAAGCATCAATGTGACTATTGAGCCTAAAGGAGGCAGTAAAGTCGCAAACACTGCAAATGAAGTAGCTACCATAATTTTTAACAGAGAGAATCAAATTCCAGATCCACAATAG
- a CDS encoding RNA polymerase sigma factor: protein MKTFVEKHIVELLKAGDERAIGLLYDHYADALYGVAIKVTHEEELAQDVLQESFIKIWKNAHKYDASKARLFTWLFRVVQNTAIDKVRSRQRKQAKEIQTEDSNVYQLKATSFAIEHIDIQTHTNGLDDKYRVVIDALFFQGMTQQEASDELNIPLGTVKSRLKIGLRELRKLFGIIVLIIIGL, encoded by the coding sequence TTGAAGACATTTGTAGAAAAGCATATCGTCGAGCTACTTAAAGCTGGCGACGAGAGAGCCATAGGATTATTATATGATCATTATGCAGATGCCTTGTATGGTGTTGCCATCAAAGTCACACACGAAGAAGAACTCGCACAAGACGTACTGCAAGAGTCTTTTATAAAAATTTGGAAAAATGCTCACAAATATGATGCAAGCAAAGCAAGACTTTTTACTTGGCTTTTTAGAGTAGTGCAAAATACTGCAATAGATAAAGTACGTAGCAGACAAAGAAAACAAGCAAAGGAAATCCAAACGGAAGATTCTAACGTATATCAATTAAAGGCAACTTCTTTTGCTATAGAGCATATTGATATACAGACTCATACTAATGGATTAGATGATAAATATAGAGTTGTGATAGACGCCTTATTTTTTCAAGGCATGACACAACAAGAAGCTAGTGATGAATTAAATATACCTTTAGGAACGGTAAAGTCCCGGTTAAAAATAGGGCTTCGGGAGTTGCGTAAATTATTTGGAATAATTGTTTTGATTATAATTGGATTATGA
- the murB gene encoding UDP-N-acetylmuramate dehydrogenase, producing MLVLENASLKEYNTFGIAAKARFFASISTVDDLLSLLRDDRFTAPFIIGGGSNMLLTENVDKLVIHINNKGIEVVDDNFSDSEILLKVAAGENWHEFVLYCVRNNFGGVENLSLIPGNVGTSPIQNIGAYGVELKDTFFECTAIHRKTFKEKIFSLEECNFGYRDSVFKNDLKDEYIITSVTFRLTKKDHILQTDYGAIGDTLKEKNITTPTLKEISQAVIEIRQSKLPDPNKIGNSGSFFKNPIISQEAFTALRKLHKDIPYYPIGNDLIKVPAGWLIEQSGFKGKRYGDAGVHDKQALVLVNYGNATGDEIWDVAMKVKNGVKDKFGIAIEPEVNVI from the coding sequence ATGCTGGTCCTAGAAAACGCCTCACTTAAAGAGTATAATACATTTGGAATTGCAGCAAAAGCTCGTTTTTTTGCTAGCATCTCAACTGTTGATGATCTTTTGTCTCTCTTAAGAGATGATCGCTTTACAGCTCCATTTATTATAGGTGGTGGAAGTAATATGTTGCTCACAGAAAATGTTGATAAACTCGTGATCCATATTAATAATAAAGGTATAGAAGTGGTGGATGATAATTTTTCAGATTCTGAAATTTTATTAAAAGTTGCAGCAGGAGAAAACTGGCACGAATTTGTGTTGTATTGCGTTAGAAATAATTTTGGAGGCGTTGAAAACCTTTCCTTAATACCTGGGAATGTAGGAACATCACCTATACAGAACATTGGTGCTTATGGCGTTGAATTAAAGGATACTTTTTTTGAGTGTACCGCAATTCACAGGAAAACGTTTAAAGAAAAGATTTTTTCTTTAGAAGAATGCAATTTTGGGTATAGAGACTCTGTGTTTAAAAATGACTTAAAGGATGAGTATATAATTACTTCAGTCACATTTAGATTAACTAAAAAGGATCATATCCTTCAAACAGACTACGGGGCGATAGGGGACACTCTTAAAGAAAAAAATATAACCACACCCACGCTCAAAGAAATCTCACAAGCTGTGATCGAGATACGTCAATCTAAGTTACCAGATCCTAATAAGATTGGAAATAGTGGTAGTTTTTTTAAAAACCCCATAATCTCTCAAGAAGCATTTACAGCTTTGAGAAAGCTACATAAAGATATTCCGTATTATCCAATAGGTAATGACCTTATAAAAGTTCCTGCAGGGTGGCTTATTGAACAATCAGGATTCAAAGGTAAGAGATATGGTGATGCAGGAGTACATGATAAGCAAGCACTAGTACTAGTAAATTATGGAAATGCCACTGGAGATGAAATATGGGATGTAGCAATGAAAGTCAAAAATGGTGTGAAAGACAAATTTGGAATTGCCATAGAGCCAGAGGTCAATGTCATTTAA
- a CDS encoding pyridoxal phosphate-dependent aminotransferase, whose amino-acid sequence MPRISQKGQDMPQSPIRKLVPYAEAARSRGIDIYQLNIGQPDIKTPKVALDAVRDIDMEVLAYSHSAGFQSYRDKLAMYYQKHDIQVSADDIIISTGGSEALLFAMGSVTDPGDEIIIPEPFYANYNGFATASGVKVVPVISTLEEGFALPPISDFEKLISTKTKAIVICNPGNPTGYLYSEDEIRQLAELVKKHDLFLIADEVYREFAYDGLKHHSVMKQRDIDSHAIMIDSVSKRFSMCGARIGCIVSRNKELMSTAMKFAQARLSPPTFAQIASEAALETPQSYFDDVIEEYVSRRNTLVTGLEKIPGVKVAKPKGAFYCIAQLPIKNADAFAQWLLESFDYNGKTIMVAPAAGFYSSEGVGLNQVRIAYVLEEKHLKEAVEILKVALEKYQD is encoded by the coding sequence ATGCCTAGAATATCTCAGAAGGGGCAAGATATGCCTCAGTCACCCATACGTAAACTTGTACCTTATGCAGAAGCAGCGAGGTCTCGCGGAATAGACATTTATCAACTCAATATTGGGCAGCCAGATATAAAAACTCCCAAAGTAGCACTTGACGCTGTGAGGGATATAGATATGGAAGTGCTTGCTTATAGTCATAGCGCAGGTTTTCAATCTTACAGGGACAAACTAGCAATGTATTATCAAAAGCATGATATACAAGTAAGTGCAGATGATATTATTATTTCTACTGGAGGCTCAGAAGCATTGCTTTTTGCAATGGGAAGTGTAACAGATCCAGGAGACGAGATTATTATTCCTGAACCTTTTTATGCAAATTACAATGGGTTTGCAACAGCTAGTGGAGTAAAAGTGGTTCCTGTGATTTCTACTTTAGAAGAAGGGTTTGCGTTGCCACCTATATCAGACTTTGAAAAGTTAATCTCAACTAAAACTAAAGCTATTGTCATATGCAATCCAGGCAACCCTACAGGTTACTTATATTCTGAAGATGAGATAAGGCAACTTGCAGAGCTGGTAAAAAAGCATGACCTATTTTTAATAGCAGACGAGGTGTATCGTGAGTTTGCATATGATGGACTAAAGCATCATAGTGTGATGAAGCAACGCGATATTGATAGCCATGCTATAATGATAGACTCTGTTTCTAAACGTTTTTCAATGTGTGGAGCTCGTATAGGTTGTATTGTGAGTAGAAATAAAGAGTTAATGAGCACAGCTATGAAGTTTGCCCAAGCGCGCTTAAGCCCACCCACGTTTGCTCAAATAGCGTCTGAAGCAGCATTAGAAACTCCACAAAGTTATTTTGATGATGTTATAGAGGAATACGTTTCTCGTAGAAATACACTTGTCACGGGCCTAGAGAAAATACCCGGTGTGAAAGTTGCAAAACCTAAGGGTGCTTTTTATTGCATCGCGCAATTACCTATTAAAAATGCAGATGCATTTGCTCAATGGTTACTGGAGTCTTTTGATTATAACGGTAAAACTATAATGGTAGCACCAGCCGCCGGTTTTTATAGTAGTGAAGGCGTAGGTTTAAACCAAGTACGTATCGCTTACGTTTTAGAAGAAAAACATCTTAAAGAGGCAGTAGAAATTCTAAAAGTAGCTTTAGAGAAATATCAAGATTAA
- a CDS encoding DUF1573 domain-containing protein, with product MKKLVILFVATLLTVSMQAQEKKAEITFDSDVVDYGKVPYGSDGVRKFTFTNTGDDVLIVARVYSTCGCTIPKKPENPIQPGEKGEIEVKYDTKRQGPIRKTITVYTNASEVPQSLKIKGTVLPDGGK from the coding sequence ATGAAAAAACTAGTAATCTTATTTGTAGCTACACTGCTAACAGTGAGCATGCAAGCTCAAGAAAAGAAAGCTGAAATTACATTTGACTCAGACGTGGTTGATTATGGTAAAGTGCCATATGGGTCTGATGGGGTGCGTAAATTTACATTTACAAACACAGGAGACGATGTCCTTATTGTGGCTCGTGTATATTCTACTTGTGGTTGTACAATCCCTAAAAAACCAGAAAACCCAATACAGCCTGGTGAAAAAGGCGAGATTGAAGTGAAGTATGACACAAAACGTCAAGGGCCTATTAGAAAAACTATCACAGTATATACTAATGCGTCAGAAGTACCACAAAGTTTAAAAATAAAAGGAACAGTTTTGCCAGATGGTGGAAAGTAA
- a CDS encoding valine--tRNA ligase: MSIASNYDASSVEDKWYSYWMEHNYFHSTPDDREPYTIVIPPPNVTGVLHMGHMLNNTIQDVLIRRARLLGKNACWVPGTDHASIATEAKVVARLKEQGINKSDLTREEFLAHAWKWKEEYGGVILDQLKKLGASCDWERTAFTMDPAMSESVIKTFVDLHKKGLIYRGYRMVNWDPEAKTTLSDEEVIHEERQGLLYYLNYKIEGSKDTLTIATTRPETIFGDTAICINPNDERFTHLKGKKAIVPICGRIIPIIEDEYVDLEFGTGCLKVTPAHDENDKMLGDKHNLEVIDIFNDDASLNSFGLHYEGQDRFECRKNIKKELEALEALVKTENHINKVGTSERTKAVIEPKLSDQWFLKMSELVKPAIKAVLETGDVKLFPKKFENTYRHWMENCRDWNISRQLWWGQQIPAYFYGDGKEDFVVAENIEDAVTLSRKRTGDQSLTAGHLKQDEDSLDTWFSSWLWPMSVFDGIRNPKNEEFNYYYPTNDLVTGPDILFFWVARMIVAGYEYTGKRPFENVYLTGLVRDKQRRKMSKSLGNSPDALELIKEYGADGVRVGLLLSSAAGNDLMFDEDLLKQGKGFIKKNLSAFSLIQGWEIDENIAQPNHSEQGLEWYTNRFNETLIEIEDHYSKYRISDALMASYKLVWNDFCGWLLEIIKPAYKQPIDRKTYDGIIAAFENNLRILHPFIPFASEEIWQTIANRTPEDALIINKWPISGAINKEIISDFDYATQVISGIRTIRKSKNIAFKDEIELHILKNENTSSAYDTIISKLGNVSKIAFTNDVLENALSFRVKSNEYFIPLAGAIDVEAEISKIEEELKYTKGFLKSVRGKLSNERFVNNAPEKVVAIEKQKMTDAEAKIEALEKRLASLA; this comes from the coding sequence ATGAGTATTGCTTCAAATTATGATGCTTCTTCTGTAGAAGACAAATGGTACAGCTACTGGATGGAACACAATTATTTTCACTCCACACCAGACGACAGAGAACCATATACAATAGTGATCCCTCCTCCTAATGTTACAGGTGTATTACACATGGGACATATGCTTAACAACACAATTCAAGATGTGTTGATACGCCGTGCTCGCTTACTAGGCAAAAACGCTTGCTGGGTGCCTGGCACAGACCACGCCTCCATTGCTACAGAAGCTAAGGTAGTCGCACGACTCAAAGAACAGGGGATTAACAAGTCTGATCTTACACGTGAAGAATTTCTAGCTCACGCATGGAAATGGAAAGAAGAATACGGAGGTGTTATTTTAGATCAGCTTAAAAAACTAGGAGCTTCATGTGATTGGGAGCGCACAGCGTTTACTATGGATCCAGCAATGTCTGAGTCCGTGATAAAAACCTTTGTAGATTTACATAAAAAAGGTCTTATTTATAGGGGATACCGAATGGTAAATTGGGACCCTGAAGCAAAAACAACACTTTCTGATGAAGAGGTTATACATGAAGAGCGTCAAGGGCTTCTTTATTATTTAAATTATAAAATAGAAGGATCTAAGGATACGTTGACTATCGCGACAACACGTCCGGAAACAATTTTTGGAGATACTGCTATTTGTATAAATCCTAATGACGAAAGATTTACACATCTTAAAGGAAAAAAAGCGATTGTCCCAATCTGCGGTCGTATCATACCTATTATTGAAGATGAGTATGTTGATTTAGAGTTTGGAACAGGATGTCTTAAAGTTACGCCTGCTCACGACGAAAATGATAAAATGCTTGGTGACAAACATAACCTTGAAGTAATTGACATCTTTAACGATGACGCCTCTCTTAATAGCTTTGGGCTGCATTATGAAGGTCAAGATCGTTTTGAGTGCCGTAAAAATATAAAGAAAGAACTCGAAGCATTAGAAGCTCTTGTAAAAACAGAAAATCATATAAATAAAGTAGGAACTTCTGAGCGTACAAAAGCAGTTATTGAGCCAAAGCTCTCTGACCAATGGTTCTTAAAAATGAGTGAACTGGTAAAGCCTGCTATAAAAGCTGTATTAGAAACAGGTGATGTAAAGCTCTTTCCTAAAAAGTTTGAAAATACCTACCGTCACTGGATGGAAAACTGTCGTGACTGGAATATATCACGTCAATTGTGGTGGGGTCAGCAAATTCCAGCCTACTTTTACGGGGATGGGAAAGAAGATTTTGTTGTTGCAGAAAATATAGAAGATGCTGTTACGCTTTCGCGAAAGCGTACAGGAGATCAAAGTCTTACTGCAGGCCACCTAAAACAGGATGAAGATAGCTTAGATACTTGGTTTAGTTCATGGTTATGGCCTATGAGCGTTTTTGACGGGATACGTAATCCCAAAAATGAAGAATTTAATTATTACTACCCTACAAATGATCTTGTTACAGGTCCAGATATTTTATTTTTCTGGGTAGCGCGCATGATCGTCGCGGGGTACGAATACACTGGAAAACGACCTTTTGAAAACGTATATCTTACTGGATTAGTACGTGACAAACAACGTCGTAAAATGTCTAAATCTTTAGGAAACTCTCCTGATGCTCTTGAGCTTATAAAAGAATACGGAGCAGATGGCGTACGTGTAGGTCTATTACTCAGTAGTGCTGCAGGAAATGACCTTATGTTTGACGAAGATTTACTTAAACAAGGAAAAGGATTTATAAAGAAAAATCTAAGTGCTTTTAGCTTAATACAAGGCTGGGAAATTGACGAAAATATTGCACAACCAAATCATAGTGAACAAGGATTAGAATGGTATACAAATCGCTTTAATGAGACACTCATTGAAATAGAAGACCATTACTCTAAGTATCGTATCTCAGATGCACTTATGGCAAGCTACAAACTTGTTTGGAATGACTTCTGTGGATGGCTTCTAGAAATTATCAAGCCTGCTTACAAGCAACCTATTGACCGTAAGACGTATGATGGAATAATTGCAGCGTTTGAAAACAACTTACGCATATTACATCCATTTATTCCATTTGCTTCTGAAGAGATCTGGCAGACTATTGCAAATCGCACACCAGAAGATGCTTTAATCATTAACAAATGGCCTATCTCTGGAGCAATAAATAAAGAAATTATTTCTGATTTTGACTATGCGACACAGGTAATATCAGGAATACGCACCATCCGGAAAAGTAAAAATATTGCATTTAAGGATGAGATTGAATTACATATCCTCAAAAACGAAAACACATCCTCTGCGTACGACACCATTATCTCAAAATTAGGTAATGTAAGCAAAATTGCCTTTACGAATGATGTTTTAGAAAACGCATTATCGTTCAGAGTAAAGTCAAATGAATATTTTATTCCACTCGCTGGAGCTATTGATGTGGAAGCTGAAATCTCTAAAATTGAAGAGGAATTGAAATACACAAAAGGATTCTTAAAATCTGTACGTGGAAAACTGTCTAATGAACGATTTGTAAATAATGCACCAGAAAAAGTAGTTGCCATCGAAAAGCAAAAAATGACAGATGCAGAAGCAAAAATAGAAGCTTTAGAAAAAAGGCTAGCTAGTTTAGCTTAA
- a CDS encoding acyl-CoA-binding protein — MKKKVLHTKFEEAFKRVSEATQDFPPDVLLQFYALYKQATQENSFSNSEGEHELVSAFKLNALLQVKHLSIQEAKKTYIEIAEKYLIN, encoded by the coding sequence ATGAAAAAAAAGGTGCTCCATACAAAGTTTGAGGAGGCCTTTAAGAGGGTGAGCGAGGCAACACAAGATTTCCCTCCAGATGTGCTTTTACAGTTTTATGCGCTTTATAAACAGGCTACACAAGAAAATAGCTTTAGTAATAGTGAAGGTGAACACGAATTAGTAAGTGCTTTTAAGCTTAATGCATTATTGCAAGTAAAGCACCTATCTATACAGGAGGCAAAGAAGACTTATATTGAAATTGCAGAAAAATATCTCATTAATTAA